The Xanthomonas sontii genome contains a region encoding:
- a CDS encoding ATP synthase subunit I: MLNSVDAGRRLMLRAAIYPLVAVAVVSLLFLLLGPKYAMGAAATGLATVAGGWLAARTALNGGVQAAGSALARLIVAMVLKWVLVFAVLALGFAWWRLPPLALLAGIAVGLMFQVLALARR; encoded by the coding sequence GTGCTGAACTCCGTTGATGCGGGTCGGCGGCTGATGCTGCGCGCAGCGATTTACCCGCTGGTGGCGGTGGCCGTGGTGTCCCTGCTGTTCCTGCTGCTGGGACCGAAATACGCGATGGGCGCCGCCGCAACCGGGCTGGCGACCGTGGCAGGGGGATGGCTGGCCGCACGCACCGCGCTCAATGGCGGCGTGCAGGCGGCGGGTTCGGCGCTGGCGCGGTTGATCGTGGCCATGGTGCTGAAGTGGGTGTTGGTGTTCGCGGTGCTGGCGCTGGGCTTTGCCTGGTGGCGGTTGCCTCCTCTGGCCCTGTTGGCGGGTATCGCCGTCGGGCTGATGTTCCAGGTTCTGGCTCTGGCCAGGCGTTGA
- the lpdA gene encoding dihydrolipoyl dehydrogenase, whose product MAVIEVKVPDIGDYSDVPVIEVLVAVGDTVKKDQGLVTLESDKATLEVPSAAAGVIKELKVKLGDTLSEGAVIALLETADGAAAAPAAAPAEVPAEVPASKPPVAPSHRAPAEPPAPKPALSSGKPADIECKMVVLGAGPGGYTAAFRAADLGLDTVLIERYASLGGVCLNVGCIPSKALLHAAAVIDEVAHAGDFGVDFGKPKITLDKLREYKEKVVGKLTGGLASMAKQRKVRTVTGVASFVSPNELEIVGADGKTQLLRFEHCIVAAGSQAVKLPNFPWDDKRVMDSTDALELQEIPKTLLVVGGGIIGLEMATVYSALGSKVTVVEFMDQLMPGADKDLVKPLADRLKKQGVEVHLKTKAAEVKADKKGITVTFEAATAGETPALAATTYDRVLVAVGRAPNGKKIGADKAGINVTERGFIPVDRQMRTNVPHIFAIGDIVGNPMLAHKATHEGKLAAEVAAGEKKEWVARVIPSVAYTNPEIAWVGVTETEAKAKGLKVGVAKFPWAASGRAIGIGRTEGFTKLIFDEETHRIIGGAIVGVHAGDLLAEIGLAIEMGAEAEDIGHTIHAHPTLSESVGMSAEVYDGTITDLYIPKKK is encoded by the coding sequence ATGGCGGTCATTGAGGTCAAGGTCCCGGATATCGGCGACTACAGCGACGTTCCGGTCATCGAGGTGCTGGTCGCCGTCGGCGACACGGTGAAGAAGGATCAGGGCCTGGTGACGCTGGAGTCGGACAAGGCCACGCTGGAAGTGCCGTCCGCGGCCGCCGGCGTGATCAAGGAGCTGAAGGTCAAGCTCGGCGACACCCTGTCCGAAGGCGCGGTGATCGCGCTGCTGGAGACCGCCGACGGCGCCGCTGCGGCGCCCGCCGCGGCCCCGGCCGAGGTGCCGGCCGAGGTGCCGGCCAGCAAGCCGCCGGTGGCGCCGTCGCACCGCGCGCCGGCCGAGCCGCCGGCACCGAAGCCGGCACTGTCCAGCGGCAAGCCCGCCGACATCGAATGCAAGATGGTGGTGCTCGGCGCCGGTCCCGGCGGCTACACCGCCGCGTTCCGTGCTGCCGACCTGGGCCTGGACACGGTGCTGATCGAGCGCTACGCCAGCCTCGGCGGCGTCTGCCTCAATGTCGGCTGCATCCCCTCCAAGGCGCTGCTGCACGCGGCCGCGGTGATCGACGAGGTCGCCCATGCCGGCGACTTCGGCGTGGACTTCGGCAAGCCCAAGATCACCCTGGACAAGCTGCGCGAGTACAAGGAAAAGGTGGTCGGCAAGCTCACCGGCGGCCTGGCCAGCATGGCCAAGCAACGCAAGGTGCGCACCGTCACCGGCGTGGCGTCGTTCGTGTCGCCGAACGAGCTGGAGATCGTCGGCGCCGACGGCAAGACCCAGTTGCTGCGCTTCGAGCACTGCATCGTCGCCGCCGGCTCGCAGGCGGTGAAGCTGCCGAATTTCCCGTGGGACGACAAGCGGGTGATGGACTCCACCGACGCGCTGGAACTGCAGGAGATCCCCAAGACCCTGCTGGTGGTCGGCGGCGGCATCATCGGCCTGGAAATGGCCACCGTGTACAGCGCGCTGGGCAGCAAGGTCACCGTGGTCGAGTTCATGGACCAACTGATGCCGGGCGCCGACAAGGACCTGGTCAAGCCGCTGGCCGACCGCTTGAAGAAGCAGGGCGTGGAGGTCCATCTCAAGACCAAGGCGGCCGAGGTCAAGGCCGACAAGAAGGGCATCACCGTGACCTTCGAAGCCGCCACCGCGGGCGAGACGCCGGCGCTGGCCGCCACCACCTACGACCGCGTGCTGGTCGCGGTGGGTCGCGCGCCCAACGGCAAGAAGATCGGCGCCGACAAGGCCGGCATCAACGTCACCGAGCGCGGTTTCATCCCGGTCGACCGGCAGATGCGCACCAACGTGCCGCATATCTTCGCCATCGGCGACATCGTCGGTAACCCGATGCTGGCGCACAAGGCCACCCACGAGGGTAAGCTGGCCGCGGAAGTGGCCGCCGGCGAGAAGAAGGAGTGGGTGGCGCGGGTGATCCCGTCGGTGGCCTACACCAACCCGGAAATCGCCTGGGTCGGCGTCACCGAGACCGAGGCCAAGGCCAAGGGGCTGAAGGTCGGCGTGGCCAAGTTCCCGTGGGCGGCCAGCGGTCGCGCCATCGGCATCGGCCGCACCGAGGGCTTCACCAAGCTGATCTTCGACGAGGAGACGCACCGCATCATCGGCGGCGCGATCGTCGGCGTGCACGCCGGCGACCTGCTGGCCGAGATCGGCCTGGCGATCGAGATGGGCGCGGAGGCCGAGGACATCGGCCACACCATCCACGCGCATCCGACCCTGAGCGAATCGGTCGGCATGAGCGCCGAGGTCTACGACGGCACCATCACCGACCTGTACATCCCGAAGAAGAAGTGA
- the aceF gene encoding dihydrolipoyllysine-residue acetyltransferase, with translation MAEIKEALVPDIGDYSDVPVIEVLVAVGDTVKKDQSLVTLESDKATMEVPSPFAGVVKEIKVKVGDSLSEGKVVALIEVAEGGASAAPAAPAAAKATPAPAQQAAAPAAAPAQNAIKPAAAAATGVVEARVPDIGDYSDVPVIEVLVAVGDTVKKDQGLVTLESDKATMEVPSSVAGVVKELKVKVGDSLSEGKLVALIEVAGSDADAPAASAVQPSAETGGGVEPVPASSAPDKLAQREIAQVQATAPAKAAAPSATQSSPPVAFDADSVLPQKVPYASPAVRVFARELGVDLFQVSGSEQGGRITKDDVQRYVKAALSGAAPAAAGAAPAAGGNGLNLLPWPKVDFAKFGEVEVKPLSRIKKISGANLARNWAMIPHVTQFEQADITDLEALRVALNKENEKAGIKLTMLAFLLKASAAALKQFPEFNASLDASGENLTLKKYFHIGFAADTPNGLVVPVIRDVDKKGVVELARESGELAKKARDGKLGPADMSGGCFSISSLGGIGGTAFTPIVNAPEVAILGVSKSSIQPVWNGKEFAPKLMLPLSLSYDHRVIDGAAAARFTTYLSQVLADMRRVLL, from the coding sequence ATGGCCGAAATCAAGGAAGCACTTGTCCCCGATATCGGTGACTACAGCGACGTCCCGGTAATCGAAGTGCTGGTGGCCGTCGGCGACACGGTGAAGAAGGACCAGAGCCTGGTCACCCTGGAATCGGACAAGGCGACGATGGAAGTGCCGTCGCCGTTCGCCGGCGTGGTCAAGGAGATCAAGGTCAAGGTCGGCGACAGCCTGTCCGAGGGCAAGGTGGTGGCGCTGATCGAAGTGGCCGAGGGCGGCGCCAGTGCCGCACCCGCCGCGCCTGCGGCCGCCAAGGCCACGCCCGCGCCGGCCCAGCAGGCCGCCGCCCCGGCCGCCGCACCTGCGCAGAACGCGATCAAGCCGGCCGCGGCCGCGGCGACCGGCGTGGTCGAGGCGCGGGTGCCGGACATCGGCGACTACAGCGACGTGCCGGTGATCGAGGTGCTGGTCGCGGTCGGCGACACGGTCAAGAAGGACCAGGGCCTGGTCACCCTGGAGTCGGACAAGGCGACGATGGAAGTGCCCTCGTCGGTGGCCGGCGTGGTCAAGGAACTCAAGGTCAAGGTCGGCGACAGTCTGTCCGAGGGCAAGCTGGTGGCGCTGATCGAAGTGGCCGGCAGCGATGCCGACGCGCCGGCCGCGTCCGCGGTCCAGCCCAGCGCCGAGACCGGCGGCGGCGTGGAGCCGGTGCCGGCCTCGTCCGCGCCGGACAAGCTGGCCCAGCGCGAGATCGCCCAGGTCCAGGCCACGGCGCCGGCCAAGGCCGCCGCACCGTCCGCTACCCAGAGCAGCCCGCCGGTGGCGTTCGACGCCGACAGCGTGCTGCCGCAGAAGGTGCCCTATGCGAGCCCGGCGGTGCGCGTGTTCGCCCGCGAGCTCGGCGTGGACCTGTTCCAGGTCAGCGGCTCGGAGCAGGGTGGCCGCATCACCAAGGACGACGTGCAGCGCTACGTCAAGGCGGCGCTGTCCGGCGCCGCGCCGGCCGCCGCCGGTGCCGCGCCCGCCGCGGGCGGCAATGGCCTGAACCTGCTGCCGTGGCCGAAGGTGGACTTCGCCAAGTTCGGCGAGGTCGAGGTCAAGCCGCTGTCGCGGATCAAGAAGATTTCCGGCGCCAACCTGGCGCGCAACTGGGCGATGATCCCGCACGTCACCCAGTTCGAGCAGGCCGACATCACCGACCTGGAAGCCCTGCGTGTGGCGTTGAACAAGGAGAACGAGAAGGCCGGCATCAAGCTGACCATGCTCGCCTTCCTGCTCAAGGCCAGCGCCGCGGCGCTGAAGCAGTTCCCCGAGTTCAACGCCTCGCTCGATGCCAGCGGCGAGAACCTGACCCTGAAGAAGTACTTCCACATCGGCTTCGCCGCCGACACCCCGAACGGGCTGGTGGTGCCGGTGATCCGCGACGTGGACAAGAAGGGCGTGGTCGAGCTGGCGCGCGAGAGCGGCGAGCTGGCCAAGAAGGCGCGCGACGGCAAGCTGGGCCCGGCCGACATGAGCGGCGGCTGCTTCTCGATCAGCTCGCTCGGCGGCATCGGCGGTACCGCCTTCACCCCGATCGTCAATGCGCCGGAAGTGGCGATCCTGGGCGTGTCCAAGTCGTCGATCCAGCCGGTCTGGAACGGCAAGGAATTCGCGCCCAAGCTGATGCTGCCGCTGTCGCTGAGCTACGACCACCGGGTCATCGACGGCGCCGCCGCCGCGCGCTTCACCACCTACCTGAGCCAGGTGCTGGCGGACATGCGCCGCGTGCTGCTGTAA
- a CDS encoding DNA-deoxyinosine glycosylase, with protein MTTQPLLQGLPARIRDDCRVLVLGSMPGAASLQQARYYAHPRNRFWPLMATLCGFDAALDAEARMQALHAAGVGLWDVIGQCRRRGSLDAAIVRGSEIPNALPERIAQLPQLRAIACNGAAAAQAFARFVQPHLPLRDPHLVLLALPSSSPANAAFAWPRLLQAWSPLQQWLRVPMAGD; from the coding sequence GTGACGACGCAGCCGCTGTTGCAGGGCCTGCCCGCGCGGATTCGCGACGATTGCCGCGTGCTTGTGCTCGGCTCCATGCCGGGTGCGGCGTCGTTGCAGCAGGCGCGTTACTACGCGCATCCGCGCAACCGGTTCTGGCCGCTGATGGCGACGCTGTGCGGCTTCGATGCGGCACTGGACGCCGAAGCGCGGATGCAGGCGCTGCACGCGGCCGGCGTGGGCCTGTGGGATGTGATCGGCCAGTGCCGACGCCGCGGCAGCCTGGACGCGGCGATCGTGCGCGGCAGCGAAATTCCCAATGCCTTGCCCGAGCGCATCGCGCAGTTGCCGCAGCTGCGCGCCATCGCCTGCAATGGCGCGGCGGCGGCGCAGGCGTTCGCGCGCTTCGTGCAGCCGCACCTGCCGCTGCGCGATCCGCATCTGGTGCTGCTGGCGCTGCCGTCCAGCAGCCCCGCCAATGCCGCGTTCGCCTGGCCGCGGCTGCTGCAGGCGTGGTCGCCGCTGCAGCAATGGCTGCGGGTGCCGATGGCTGGCGATTGA
- a CDS encoding OmpW family protein: MRSIQILSLAVVSALAFAPAAFAQDADTASGKHFSVVGSATLLDPHSKPAAGLDVDGGPAPTISASWLIDDNWAVELWGAADKFNHRVKADGIGKVGTVEQQPIALSGQYHFGQADNVFRPFVGVGYYESNFSNEKLAGLNPDQHISLDTAKGAIGTVGVDMNINSTWFARADARYMHSRPELKVAGEGTGEDLKLDPWLFSFGVGARF; encoded by the coding sequence ATGCGGTCCATTCAGATCCTGAGCCTGGCTGTCGTGTCCGCCCTTGCGTTTGCGCCCGCCGCATTCGCACAGGATGCCGATACCGCTTCCGGCAAGCACTTCTCCGTCGTCGGCAGCGCGACCCTGCTCGACCCACATTCCAAGCCGGCGGCCGGCCTCGACGTCGATGGCGGTCCGGCGCCGACCATCAGCGCCAGCTGGCTGATCGACGACAACTGGGCGGTCGAACTGTGGGGCGCTGCCGACAAGTTCAACCACCGCGTCAAGGCCGACGGCATTGGCAAGGTCGGTACCGTCGAGCAGCAGCCGATCGCGCTGAGCGGCCAGTACCACTTCGGCCAGGCGGACAACGTGTTCCGTCCGTTCGTCGGCGTCGGTTACTACGAGTCCAACTTCAGCAACGAGAAGCTGGCTGGCCTGAACCCGGACCAGCACATCAGCCTGGACACCGCCAAGGGCGCCATCGGCACCGTCGGCGTGGACATGAACATCAACTCCACCTGGTTCGCCCGTGCCGATGCGCGCTACATGCACTCGCGTCCGGAGCTGAAGGTGGCCGGCGAAGGCACCGGCGAAGACCTGAAGCTGGATCCGTGGCTGTTCAGCTTCGGCGTCGGCGCGCGCTTCTAA
- a CDS encoding DUF1453 domain-containing protein produces MPLLLAIPLAIVIALAVTAVLLPLSLLQRFRVGTARRQARGWLVAVQLWSALLSSVVLLVFALIAAHWWPGAATHALAGWGIGALLGALGIVATRFEPLPHGLHYTPNLWLVLGLTALVAVRIGAGLWQGWRSLADGAAWPTEGWMSHASLLAAAALLLGYACAYAWLLRRRLRRFDRYRGFDRSPR; encoded by the coding sequence ATGCCGCTGCTGCTGGCCATTCCGCTGGCGATCGTGATCGCGCTGGCGGTGACCGCCGTGCTCTTGCCGCTGTCGCTGCTGCAGCGGTTTCGCGTGGGCACGGCGCGGCGTCAGGCGCGCGGTTGGCTGGTCGCGGTGCAACTGTGGTCGGCGCTGCTGTCCAGCGTGGTGTTGCTGGTCTTCGCCCTGATCGCCGCGCACTGGTGGCCCGGTGCGGCCACGCATGCGCTGGCCGGCTGGGGCATCGGCGCGCTGCTGGGCGCGCTCGGCATCGTCGCCACCCGCTTCGAGCCCTTGCCGCACGGGCTGCACTACACGCCGAACCTGTGGTTGGTCTTGGGTCTGACCGCGCTGGTGGCGGTACGCATCGGTGCCGGACTGTGGCAAGGCTGGCGCAGTCTGGCCGATGGTGCGGCGTGGCCGACCGAGGGCTGGATGAGTCATGCCAGTCTGCTGGCCGCCGCGGCCTTGCTGCTCGGCTATGCCTGCGCCTACGCCTGGCTGCTGCGGCGGCGCCTGCGCCGGTTCGACCGCTACCGCGGTTTCGATCGCTCGCCGCGCTGA
- a CDS encoding MetQ/NlpA family ABC transporter substrate-binding protein, whose product MTRFPFRLLLASAVLVLGGCGKPDAGAAGDHLSVAATAVPHAEILEVVKPMLEQQGLTLDVRVFNDYVQPNDQVVQKQIDVNYFQTEPYLQAYNRDRKSDLVTVVGVHIEPFGAYSRRYKSLDALPQGADVVIPNDPSNNSRALILLDKAGVIKLKDPSNALSTQRDIVANPKQLKFRELDSAMLPRVLDQVDLALINTNYALDAGLNPTRDALAIESKDSPYVNFLVARRDNKDDPRVQKLAKALTSPEVKAFIQRKYQGAVLPAF is encoded by the coding sequence ATGACCCGATTCCCGTTCCGCCTCCTGCTCGCCAGCGCCGTGCTCGTGCTCGGCGGCTGCGGCAAGCCCGATGCCGGCGCCGCCGGCGACCATCTCAGCGTCGCCGCCACTGCGGTGCCGCACGCCGAGATCCTGGAGGTGGTCAAGCCGATGCTGGAGCAGCAGGGCCTGACCCTGGACGTGCGCGTGTTCAACGACTACGTGCAGCCCAACGACCAGGTGGTGCAGAAGCAGATCGACGTGAACTACTTCCAGACCGAGCCCTACCTGCAGGCCTACAACCGCGACCGCAAGAGCGACCTGGTGACCGTGGTCGGCGTGCACATCGAGCCGTTCGGCGCCTACTCGCGCCGCTACAAGTCGCTGGACGCGCTGCCGCAGGGCGCCGACGTGGTGATCCCCAACGATCCCAGCAACAACAGCCGCGCGCTGATCCTGCTGGACAAGGCCGGGGTCATCAAGCTCAAGGATCCGAGCAACGCGCTGTCCACCCAGCGCGACATCGTCGCCAATCCCAAGCAGCTGAAGTTCCGCGAGCTGGATTCGGCGATGCTGCCGCGCGTGCTGGACCAGGTCGACCTGGCGCTGATCAACACCAACTACGCGCTCGACGCCGGCCTCAACCCGACCCGCGACGCGCTGGCGATCGAAAGCAAGGATTCGCCGTACGTGAACTTCCTGGTCGCGCGTCGCGACAACAAGGACGATCCGCGCGTGCAGAAGCTGGCCAAGGCGCTGACCAGCCCGGAAGTGAAGGCCTTCATTCAGCGCAAGTACCAGGGCGCGGTGCTGCCGGCGTTCTGA
- a CDS encoding methionine ABC transporter permease, with protein MSPIATAAAGFFRNLDAGKWSEIGRATVDTLLMLGGSLPLTLLIGLPLGVLLFLTGPRQTHQKPLLYGSLALVINVLRSVPFIILMIAMIPLTLWAMGTSLGVRGAILPLVVGAAPFYARLVETALREVDRGVVEASLAMGATTWQLVTRVLLPEARPGLIAGATVTTIALIGFTAMGGAIGSGGLGDLAYRDGYQRSHADVALVTVVILLLLVQALQMLGDRLVAHYSRR; from the coding sequence ATGAGTCCGATCGCCACCGCTGCCGCAGGCTTCTTCCGCAATCTCGATGCCGGCAAGTGGAGCGAGATCGGACGCGCCACCGTCGACACCCTGCTGATGCTCGGCGGCTCGCTGCCGCTGACCCTGCTGATCGGCCTGCCGCTGGGCGTGCTGCTGTTCCTCACCGGCCCGCGCCAGACCCACCAGAAGCCGCTGCTGTACGGCAGCCTGGCGCTGGTCATCAACGTGCTGCGCTCGGTGCCCTTCATCATTTTGATGATCGCGATGATCCCGCTGACGCTGTGGGCGATGGGCACCTCGCTGGGCGTGCGCGGCGCGATCCTGCCGCTGGTGGTGGGCGCGGCGCCGTTCTACGCGCGGCTGGTGGAGACCGCACTGCGCGAAGTGGACCGCGGCGTGGTCGAGGCCAGCCTGGCGATGGGCGCGACCACCTGGCAACTGGTGACCCGGGTGCTGCTGCCGGAAGCGCGGCCGGGCCTGATCGCCGGCGCCACGGTGACCACCATCGCCCTGATCGGCTTCACCGCGATGGGCGGCGCGATCGGGTCGGGCGGCCTCGGCGACCTGGCCTACCGCGACGGGTACCAGCGCTCGCATGCCGACGTGGCCCTGGTGACGGTGGTGATCCTGTTGCTGCTGGTGCAGGCGTTGCAGATGCTCGGCGACCGTCTGGTCGCGCACTACAGCCGGCGCTGA
- a CDS encoding methionine ABC transporter ATP-binding protein: MIQFERLHKSYSVAGQPVVALHPLDLRIEAGEVFGIIGHSGAGKSTLIRLINRLEEPSGGRLIIDGEDVTALDRAGLRTLRQRVGMIFQHFNLLSSRTVAGNVAFPLELAGTPRVEIHARVAELLERVGLTAHADKYPAQLSGGQKQRVGIARALATRPRILLCDEATSALDPQTTASVLALLAQINRELGLTIVLITHEMEVIRRVCDRVAVLDAGHLVESGPVTEVFLHPQHPTTKRFVSEAEHVDEAELYRDFTAVDGRILRLTFLGTDTYAPLLGRIARATAVDYNILSGRIDRIKDTPYGQLTVALVGGDMDAAQAAFVAAGVHVQELRR, from the coding sequence TTGATCCAGTTCGAGCGCCTGCACAAGTCCTATTCCGTCGCCGGCCAGCCGGTCGTGGCGCTGCATCCGCTCGACCTGCGCATCGAGGCCGGCGAGGTGTTCGGCATCATCGGCCATTCCGGCGCCGGCAAGTCGACCCTGATCCGGCTGATCAACCGGCTCGAGGAACCCAGCGGCGGTCGCCTGATCATCGACGGCGAGGACGTCACCGCGCTGGACCGCGCCGGGCTGCGCACGCTGCGCCAGCGCGTGGGCATGATCTTCCAGCACTTCAACTTGCTGTCCTCGCGCACGGTCGCCGGCAATGTCGCGTTCCCGCTGGAACTGGCCGGCACGCCGCGTGTGGAGATCCACGCGCGGGTGGCCGAGCTGCTGGAGCGGGTCGGGCTGACCGCGCATGCCGACAAGTACCCGGCGCAGCTGTCGGGCGGACAGAAGCAGCGCGTCGGCATCGCCCGCGCCCTGGCCACGCGCCCGCGGATCCTGCTGTGCGACGAGGCCACCAGCGCGCTGGACCCGCAGACCACCGCCTCGGTGCTGGCGCTGCTGGCGCAGATCAACCGCGAGCTGGGTCTGACCATCGTGCTGATCACCCACGAGATGGAAGTGATCCGCCGGGTCTGCGATCGCGTGGCGGTGCTCGATGCCGGGCACCTGGTCGAGAGTGGGCCGGTCACCGAGGTGTTCCTGCACCCGCAGCATCCGACCACCAAGCGCTTCGTGTCCGAGGCCGAGCACGTCGACGAGGCCGAGCTGTACCGCGATTTCACCGCCGTGGACGGGCGCATCCTGCGGCTGACCTTCCTAGGCACCGACACCTACGCGCCGCTGCTCGGGCGCATCGCCCGCGCCACCGCGGTGGACTACAACATCCTGTCCGGGCGCATCGACCGGATCAAGGACACCCCGTACGGCCAACTGACCGTGGCCCTGGTCGGTGGCGACATGGATGCGGCGCAGGCCGCCTTCGTCGCCGCCGGCGTGCATGTGCAGGAGCTGCGCCGATGA
- a CDS encoding DMT family transporter: protein MPNSRSNAAAAWMIAAVAFFSLMDASMKQLSTHYPALQVAALRGGASLPFVLVWVLASAGPRAIWPVRWGLHLLRGVLGIAMIGCFAWALRSLPLSTAYTIYFVAPLLVAALSVPLLGEYVGPRRWAAIGVGLIGVLVVLRPGMDGFVSLPGLMVLLAAIAYAVASVLVSLLARTDTSQSLVVWFLLIMALGAGALALPEWTPLRPVDTGWIAGMGLAGALGQVALTQAFRRGDASLVAPLEYSGLLWVIPWDWLLWRKLPDVWTWAGGAIIVASGLYLLHRERIRAVAHPPPQARP, encoded by the coding sequence ATGCCCAACTCCCGTTCCAATGCCGCCGCCGCGTGGATGATCGCCGCGGTCGCGTTCTTCTCGCTGATGGATGCGTCGATGAAGCAGCTCAGCACGCATTATCCGGCGCTGCAGGTCGCGGCATTGCGCGGTGGGGCTTCGCTGCCGTTCGTGCTGGTGTGGGTGCTGGCCAGTGCCGGGCCGCGCGCGATCTGGCCGGTGCGCTGGGGCTTGCACCTGCTGCGCGGCGTGCTCGGCATCGCCATGATCGGCTGCTTCGCCTGGGCCTTGCGCAGCCTGCCGCTGTCCACCGCCTACACCATCTACTTCGTCGCGCCGCTGCTGGTGGCGGCGCTGTCGGTGCCGCTGCTCGGCGAATACGTGGGCCCGCGGCGCTGGGCGGCGATCGGCGTCGGCCTGATCGGCGTGCTGGTGGTGCTGCGCCCGGGCATGGACGGGTTCGTCTCGCTGCCGGGGCTGATGGTGCTGCTGGCGGCCATCGCCTACGCGGTCGCCTCGGTGCTGGTCAGCCTGCTGGCGCGCACCGACACCTCGCAGTCGCTGGTGGTGTGGTTCCTGCTGATCATGGCGCTGGGCGCCGGTGCGCTGGCGTTGCCGGAGTGGACCCCGCTGCGCCCGGTCGACACCGGCTGGATCGCCGGCATGGGCCTGGCCGGGGCGCTGGGCCAGGTGGCGCTGACCCAGGCGTTCCGCCGCGGCGACGCCTCGCTGGTCGCGCCGCTGGAGTACAGCGGCCTGTTGTGGGTGATTCCCTGGGACTGGCTGCTGTGGCGCAAGCTGCCCGATGTCTGGACCTGGGCGGGCGGGGCGATCATCGTCGCCAGCGGCCTGTACCTGCTGCACCGCGAGCGGATCCGCGCGGTGGCGCATCCGCCGCCGCAGGCACGCCCCTAG
- a CDS encoding YajQ family cyclic di-GMP-binding protein — translation MPSFDIVSEVDKHELTNAVDQANRELSTRFDFKGVDAKFALDDQVITQSAPSDFQVKQMTDILRARLLARGIDVRCLEFGDVETNLAGARQKITVKQGIEQKLGKKIVATLKEAKLKVEAQINGDKLRVSGKKRDDLQDAIALLKKSDFELPLQFDNFRD, via the coding sequence ATGCCTTCCTTCGATATCGTGTCCGAAGTCGACAAGCACGAACTGACCAATGCCGTCGACCAGGCCAACCGCGAGCTGTCGACGCGCTTCGACTTCAAGGGCGTCGACGCCAAGTTCGCGCTCGACGACCAGGTCATCACGCAATCGGCGCCCAGCGATTTCCAGGTCAAGCAGATGACCGACATCCTGCGCGCGCGCCTGCTGGCCCGCGGCATCGACGTCCGTTGCCTGGAGTTCGGCGACGTGGAGACCAACCTCGCCGGCGCGCGGCAGAAGATCACCGTCAAGCAGGGCATCGAACAGAAGCTGGGCAAGAAGATCGTGGCCACGCTCAAGGAAGCCAAGCTCAAGGTGGAAGCGCAGATCAACGGCGACAAGCTGCGGGTCAGCGGCAAGAAGCGCGACGACCTGCAGGATGCGATCGCGCTGCTGAAGAAGAGCGATTTCGAGCTGCCGCTGCAGTTCGACAATTTCCGCGACTGA